The Stieleria maiorica genome includes the window CCCGTTTTGGCAACCAAGCGACCAAGGTGTAGTTGCCGCGCCGCATCGAAATCTGTGGCATGCGGAACCACGTGTCACCGTGGTGTGGGAAGAACCAGATGGCTGAATCGCGGCGTCGAACCGGTTTTCCGAAGAAAGCATCAAAGGCATCGACGCCATCCACATTCCGATCGGCAGGCACCTTGGCACCGACAAGCCCGCAGACTGTGGGAAGGAGATCGGTACCGTTGAAGAGAACATCGCTTTGGGTGCCAGAGGGGATGACTCCGGGAAAACGGACAAGCCCGGGGACGCGGTGGCCGCCTTCGTAGGGATAGCGCTTCATGCCGCGCAGCACGCCGGGGGTGCCGAAACACTTGTCGCGGATCGGATCTTGCCACTGGCCCCGTGATTCCTCGAACGTCACCGGAGTTTCCGGCCCGTTGTCGCTGGTGAACAGTACCAACGTATTCTCTTTGAGGCCCTCCTCGTCGAGCGTCTTCATCAGGCGTCCGAAGGCCTCGTCGAGTTGGCTGACCGTTCCGTAGTAGTCCTTCTTGTAGCGGGAGATGTCCCGTTTCGGACGACTGACCTTGCCGTATCCGATTTGCTTCTCCAATCGCTCCACTTCGGCGTTGTCGTATCGGGTGCTGTATTCTTCTGGGGGATCAATCGGAGTGTGCGGTTCGTGCGAGCAGACATACATGAAGAACGGTTTCTGCTTGTCACGTTGATTGGTTAGCCAGTCACGTGCATCGTCAACGATCACGTCGCAATACCAGCCATCGACCGTGCCCAATGGATTGCCATTCTTGATAAACGCCTTGGGGCTGCGCGGACCGCCGAGCTTGTCGAATGCGTTGAGGGTTGTACCCATCCAGTAGTCAAAGCCCTGCTCGCCAGGCCCGGGATGGACGTAGTTTGTCTTTTCGAGTGTGGAAAGATGCCACTTGCCCCAGAATGCGGTTTCATAGCCATTTTCCTTCAGCACCTCGGCAAGGGTGACCTCCTCGTCTTTCAGGTAGGTGTTTTTGGTGTGGATGTAGAAGAAACCACTGCGGTAGGGATTGCGCCCGGTCAGCAGCGCGGCGCGTGACGGTGAGCAGACCGTGCCACCGGAATGGCAGTCGGTCATGCGCACGCCTTCCGAAGCGAAGCGGTCCAGGTGGGGCGTCTGAACAATCGGGTTGCCGTAGCAAGCGAGGTCACCATAGCCGAGGTCATCGGCAAGAAAGAGGACCACGTTGGGTGGCCGGTCGGACGCCTGTGCAAAGCAGCCGGCGATGAGCAAGAGTGCCAGTGAGCAGAGGCAGGTCTTCATTTCGTAGCTCCAGGAAATACCGGATGTTCGTAACAAGGTTTCATCGTTTGACGGGAGATCACTTCGCCCTCTGTGGCCGACTGGCGTTGGTCGTTTTCAGCCACGCCTCCAACTCGGATCGAAGCTGCTGAGCCTTTTCGGGCAGTTCGTCGGCGAGATCATGCGACTCGCTGATGTCGTCTTTGAGGTTGTAGAGTTCGATCGAGTCATCGTCATAGTACAGGATCAGTTTGTAGTCA containing:
- a CDS encoding sulfatase family protein, which gives rise to MKTCLCSLALLLIAGCFAQASDRPPNVVLFLADDLGYGDLACYGNPIVQTPHLDRFASEGVRMTDCHSGGTVCSPSRAALLTGRNPYRSGFFYIHTKNTYLKDEEVTLAEVLKENGYETAFWGKWHLSTLEKTNYVHPGPGEQGFDYWMGTTLNAFDKLGGPRSPKAFIKNGNPLGTVDGWYCDVIVDDARDWLTNQRDKQKPFFMYVCSHEPHTPIDPPEEYSTRYDNAEVERLEKQIGYGKVSRPKRDISRYKKDYYGTVSQLDEAFGRLMKTLDEEGLKENTLVLFTSDNGPETPVTFEESRGQWQDPIRDKCFGTPGVLRGMKRYPYEGGHRVPGLVRFPGVIPSGTQSDVLFNGTDLLPTVCGLVGAKVPADRNVDGVDAFDAFFGKPVRRRDSAIWFFPHHGDTWFRMPQISMRRGNYTLVAWLPKRGQGISLDQWLATSDPDRVELYDVSIDPAQSNDIANEHPELVRTMKQEMTSLWREMRDEGLAK